From Chryseobacterium joostei, the proteins below share one genomic window:
- a CDS encoding DUF1634 domain-containing protein, whose translation MKKNFTDVDLNRSVGNLLRLGVILSVATSFIGFIKLFTEGFEMPKKYTNLVVGNSSEKVWGQFWDSLSKGEGMGIIQLGILLLIFTPLMRIIFALIGYLKEKDYVYVVISSIVLAIMAVSFFAGYAH comes from the coding sequence ATGAAAAAGAATTTTACAGATGTAGATCTGAACCGTTCCGTAGGAAATCTTCTGAGACTGGGGGTTATTCTTTCTGTAGCCACTTCGTTTATTGGCTTTATCAAGTTATTTACTGAAGGCTTTGAAATGCCTAAAAAATATACCAACCTTGTTGTAGGTAATTCTTCTGAAAAAGTATGGGGCCAGTTTTGGGACTCTTTATCCAAGGGAGAAGGAATGGGCATCATCCAACTGGGAATCCTTTTGTTGATTTTCACTCCTTTGATGAGGATTATCTTTGCTTTAATAGGGTATCTAAAAGAAAAAGACTACGTGTATGTAGTCATTTCCTCAATTGTTTTAGCGATTATGGCGGTAAGCTTCTTTGCAGGCTACGCACACTAA
- a CDS encoding nuclear transport factor 2 family protein: MNKIIALLLLISISAFGQQNKDIEKPIRNLFLAMKNADPELMKTVFTENAVLQTITKDGTVKSDSIQEFVASVSKFTKGDLDERIIIEAVHADGNLASVFTPYSFYLKGKLSHCGANSFQLVKQSEEWKIQYIIDTRRKDNCKEIQ; this comes from the coding sequence ATGAATAAAATTATAGCATTGTTACTGCTGATCAGTATTTCAGCTTTCGGTCAGCAAAATAAGGATATTGAAAAACCGATCCGTAATTTGTTCCTTGCGATGAAAAATGCAGATCCAGAACTTATGAAAACGGTCTTTACAGAGAATGCAGTTCTTCAGACCATCACTAAAGACGGTACTGTAAAAAGTGATAGCATACAGGAATTCGTAGCTTCTGTTTCAAAATTTACAAAAGGAGATCTGGATGAAAGAATTATAATAGAAGCCGTTCATGCGGATGGAAATCTGGCTAGTGTATTTACGCCATATTCTTTTTATTTAAAAGGGAAATTATCACATTGCGGAGCTAATAGTTTTCAGCTTGTAAAGCAGAGTGAGGAATGGAAAATCCAATATATTATAGACACAAGAAGAAAAGATAACTGTAAAGAAATCCAATAA
- a CDS encoding DUF1543 domain-containing protein: MKLFYIILGATPKGRNIEQHDVFFGIAENLKDLVPDMKDFWKEAEGKIHLDCYQEVKFADGYEVKIVEKGEKTSEEQLYFLNLGGYKRGFFEEFHEQHLMVGQSMGEIVKRAKATEFYQTMGFEGAVSHIDDKHGVDIDDIFNVSDILPEKMKEKYSIVLQKSDAENQENPMGLGYLKIDKIQ, translated from the coding sequence ATGAAATTATTTTATATTATTCTTGGAGCAACTCCTAAAGGAAGAAATATAGAGCAGCACGATGTATTTTTCGGGATTGCAGAGAACCTTAAGGATTTGGTTCCTGATATGAAAGACTTCTGGAAAGAAGCAGAAGGGAAAATTCACCTTGATTGTTATCAGGAAGTGAAGTTTGCAGATGGATATGAAGTAAAGATTGTAGAAAAGGGCGAGAAAACATCGGAGGAGCAATTGTACTTTCTTAATCTGGGAGGGTATAAAAGAGGTTTTTTCGAAGAATTCCATGAGCAGCATTTGATGGTGGGCCAATCAATGGGAGAAATCGTGAAAAGAGCAAAGGCTACCGAGTTTTATCAAACCATGGGATTTGAGGGAGCAGTAAGTCATATTGATGATAAGCATGGAGTAGATATTGACGATATTTTCAATGTGAGTGATATTCTTCCGGAAAAAATGAAAGAAAAGTATTCCATTGTTCTTCAGAAATCTGATGCTGAAAATCAGGAGAACCCAATGGGACTTGGATATTTAAAAATTGATAAAATTCAATAA
- a CDS encoding endonuclease/exonuclease/phosphatase family protein, with protein sequence MTILPKIQHSHWIFRVPEFAKIQVTYLIFFTFLLGFLTDSIEYLWYYQGVLLVLFFHHSHTLIKYTRFYPVKKHRQRHKSSDQLHFISANVYQFNKEYEKFTGLVKKHNPDFFMTMESNGDWEKAMRPLEKEYSYQHKVTLENTYGMHFYSRIEIKEAKTHYFVADDIPSIEVHMKTADGFSFVFFGVHPPPPSPTEEETSKERDGDLLSTAKCVKDIKKPVIVVGDFNNVAWSRSSVLFRKTSHLIDPRIGHSFVSTFHAKYRLLRFPIDLMFHSEDIFINQLKTLENFGSDHLPVYCEFFIDHHNDEQEELIETATSEEKEEAEIMIEEGKKEDGERETVVTED encoded by the coding sequence ATGACAATACTGCCAAAAATCCAGCATTCTCACTGGATATTCAGAGTTCCGGAATTTGCTAAAATACAGGTTACGTATCTTATCTTTTTCACTTTTCTATTAGGTTTTCTTACTGATTCTATAGAATATTTATGGTATTACCAGGGCGTTTTGCTGGTCTTGTTTTTTCATCATAGCCATACTCTTATCAAGTACACCCGTTTCTACCCTGTAAAGAAGCACAGACAGCGTCACAAATCTTCTGATCAACTACATTTTATTTCTGCTAATGTCTATCAGTTCAATAAAGAATATGAAAAATTCACTGGACTTGTTAAAAAGCATAATCCTGATTTTTTCATGACTATGGAAAGTAATGGTGACTGGGAAAAAGCAATGAGACCTTTAGAAAAAGAGTATAGTTACCAGCATAAGGTGACCCTTGAAAACACCTACGGCATGCATTTCTATTCCAGAATTGAAATCAAAGAAGCTAAGACTCATTATTTCGTAGCTGATGATATTCCAAGTATTGAGGTACATATGAAAACAGCTGATGGTTTTTCTTTTGTCTTCTTTGGAGTTCACCCACCACCACCAAGTCCTACGGAAGAAGAAACATCAAAGGAAAGAGATGGCGACCTTCTAAGCACAGCCAAATGTGTAAAAGACATCAAAAAACCTGTTATTGTAGTGGGAGATTTCAATAATGTTGCATGGTCAAGATCATCTGTACTTTTCAGAAAAACAAGTCATCTGATAGATCCGAGAATCGGGCATTCTTTTGTTTCCACCTTTCATGCAAAATACCGTCTTTTAAGGTTTCCTATCGATCTGATGTTTCACAGTGAAGATATTTTTATTAACCAGCTGAAGACATTGGAGAATTTTGGTTCAGATCACCTGCCGGTATATTGTGAGTTTTTCATAGATCATCACAATGATGAACAGGAAGAGCTTATAGAAACAGCGACTTCTGAGGAGAAAGAAGAGGCCGAAATCATGATAGAAGAAGGAAAGAAAGAAGATGGCGAACGGGAAACAGTTGTTACTGAGGATTAA
- a CDS encoding sulfite exporter TauE/SafE family protein: MSEIIILFLGAISAGLLGSLTGLGGGVIIIPLLTLGFGVPMHYAIGASLISVIGTSSGAAVAFVKEGFTNMRIGMFLEIATTAGAIVGALVSGMLNPNTIGIIFASILLLTVVLNLKGKPDHQEPLIKGSLEEKLKLYGTFPDKGILKSYSARNTVPGFLMMMFAGAMSGLLGIGSGALKVLAMDNMMKLPFKVSTTTSNFMIGVTAVASALIYFQRGEIIPVIAAPVVIGVVIGSFIGSKTLMVSKTKKLKVFFAIVITILSIYMMYNGINKSFR, translated from the coding sequence ATGTCAGAAATCATCATACTCTTCCTTGGCGCTATTTCCGCAGGTCTTTTAGGGTCACTTACGGGTTTAGGAGGTGGAGTTATTATCATTCCTTTATTAACGCTGGGTTTTGGTGTTCCAATGCATTATGCCATCGGCGCTTCCCTTATCTCTGTAATCGGTACTTCTTCGGGAGCTGCTGTAGCTTTCGTAAAAGAAGGTTTCACCAATATGAGGATCGGAATGTTCCTCGAAATAGCGACTACGGCAGGAGCTATTGTGGGAGCCTTAGTTTCTGGAATGCTTAACCCGAATACCATCGGAATTATTTTTGCAAGTATTCTTCTTCTCACTGTTGTTTTAAATCTCAAAGGGAAACCTGATCATCAGGAACCTTTAATTAAAGGAAGTCTGGAAGAAAAACTGAAGCTTTACGGAACTTTTCCTGATAAAGGAATTCTAAAAAGCTATTCTGCAAGAAATACAGTTCCCGGATTTTTGATGATGATGTTTGCAGGAGCCATGTCCGGACTTTTAGGAATAGGTTCCGGGGCATTGAAGGTATTGGCAATGGATAATATGATGAAACTGCCATTTAAGGTTTCTACAACTACCAGTAATTTTATGATTGGGGTAACTGCTGTAGCCAGTGCATTGATCTACTTTCAAAGAGGTGAAATTATTCCCGTAATTGCTGCACCTGTAGTAATAGGTGTTGTAATAGGAAGTTTCATTGGTTCGAAAACATTAATGGTTTCCAAGACAAAAAAGCTAAAAGTATTTTTCGCGATTGTCATCACCATTCTGTCTATTTACATGATGTATAACGGTATCAATAAAAGCTTCAGGTAA
- a CDS encoding cation:proton antiporter, translating to MILLSIHNLSLPIEDPVLKFLLVLIIILAAPLLLNKIKVPHLLGLIIAGAIIGPNGFNVLSRDSSIVVTGTTGLLYIMFLAGLEIDMGDFKKNKWKSLTFGIYTFIAPFVLGYLGGYYLLHFSMLTSILFASLFSSHTLIAYPLVSKLGIAKNKAVNITVGGTMITDILALLVLAIIVGMSQGDVGTEFWVKLSVSFIVFALIVLIVFPIIGRWFFKRVDDKISQYIFVLVMIYLAAMLAELAGVEAIIGAFFAGLALNRLIPHTSSLMNRVEFVGNAIFIPFFLISVGMLIDFKVFFKSWETLEVAGIMLVASIGGKYISAVATQKTFRLTKEEGKLIFGLSSASAAATLASVMVGYNIILSETETGEPVRLLNEHVLNGSILLILISCTISSFISMASAQKIAEADNEDTVSGNSHEEENILLAINHEETIERMVNLGILIKAHSNTEDLFALNVINEDKNESSVKNAEKLLHQATDAAAAADVKLQALKRYDNDVINGVNNVIKEQNITDLIIGLEDEKGFSPSFIYNLYNGYLQNDDVNVLVYHAAQPLSTIKRYAVMIPENAHKEAGFFHALLRVWNIARNSGATVVFYAPENIVDILQKIIKKANIEAEFIIMNTWQDGERTAAQLKDDEALIIFMAKRGMQSYIPRMRLIPELLNRNLNDNNYLLIFPFSEYDKNSPEIRSVGNHGDFVEIGNVIQKIFK from the coding sequence ATGATTTTACTGAGTATACATAATCTGAGTCTTCCTATCGAAGATCCGGTACTAAAGTTCCTATTGGTACTGATTATAATTCTTGCGGCTCCCCTATTACTAAATAAAATTAAAGTTCCACACTTGTTAGGACTTATCATTGCCGGAGCTATTATCGGTCCCAATGGCTTCAATGTATTATCAAGGGACAGCAGTATTGTAGTTACCGGAACCACAGGGCTTCTCTACATCATGTTTCTGGCCGGACTGGAGATTGACATGGGTGATTTTAAAAAGAATAAATGGAAAAGTCTCACCTTTGGTATTTATACCTTTATAGCCCCTTTTGTACTGGGATATTTGGGTGGATATTATCTTCTTCATTTCTCTATGCTGACTTCCATATTATTTGCCAGCCTTTTTTCATCCCATACACTTATTGCCTATCCATTGGTGAGTAAGTTGGGAATTGCAAAAAACAAAGCCGTCAATATTACGGTTGGAGGAACCATGATTACGGATATTCTTGCCTTATTGGTACTTGCCATCATTGTAGGAATGTCTCAGGGAGATGTAGGGACAGAATTTTGGGTTAAGCTCTCTGTTTCCTTTATTGTTTTTGCCTTGATCGTTTTAATCGTCTTCCCTATTATCGGACGTTGGTTTTTCAAAAGGGTGGATGATAAGATTTCGCAATATATTTTTGTATTGGTGATGATTTATCTTGCAGCAATGCTTGCCGAATTGGCGGGTGTAGAGGCCATCATCGGAGCATTCTTTGCAGGATTAGCTTTAAACAGGCTGATTCCTCATACTTCTTCTCTGATGAACAGGGTTGAGTTTGTAGGAAATGCCATCTTTATCCCATTCTTCCTGATCAGCGTAGGAATGTTGATTGATTTTAAGGTATTCTTTAAAAGCTGGGAAACCCTTGAGGTAGCCGGAATTATGCTCGTAGCCTCCATTGGGGGTAAATATATTTCTGCGGTAGCCACACAAAAAACTTTCAGGCTGACTAAGGAGGAAGGAAAATTAATTTTTGGATTGAGCTCTGCTTCTGCTGCTGCCACACTGGCTTCCGTAATGGTGGGTTATAACATTATTCTTTCTGAAACCGAAACAGGAGAACCTGTAAGATTATTGAATGAACACGTTCTGAACGGAAGTATTTTACTGATTCTTATTTCATGTACCATCTCATCCTTTATTTCAATGGCCAGTGCTCAAAAAATTGCAGAGGCTGATAATGAAGACACTGTTTCCGGAAACAGCCACGAGGAAGAAAACATCCTTTTGGCCATCAATCATGAGGAAACCATTGAGAGAATGGTTAATTTAGGAATTCTGATAAAGGCACATTCCAATACGGAGGATTTGTTTGCCTTAAATGTCATTAATGAAGATAAAAACGAGTCATCCGTTAAAAATGCAGAGAAACTTCTTCACCAGGCAACTGATGCCGCAGCCGCAGCTGATGTAAAGCTACAGGCTCTTAAAAGATATGATAATGACGTCATCAATGGGGTAAATAATGTCATTAAGGAACAGAATATCACAGATCTTATTATTGGTCTGGAGGATGAAAAAGGGTTCTCTCCATCTTTCATTTATAATCTGTATAATGGTTATCTTCAGAATGATGATGTAAATGTCTTGGTATACCATGCCGCACAGCCACTTTCTACCATCAAAAGATACGCTGTAATGATTCCTGAGAATGCGCACAAGGAGGCAGGATTCTTCCATGCACTTTTAAGGGTTTGGAACATTGCACGAAATTCTGGAGCCACTGTCGTTTTTTATGCTCCTGAAAACATCGTGGATATCCTTCAGAAGATCATCAAAAAAGCCAATATAGAAGCTGAATTTATCATTATGAATACCTGGCAGGATGGTGAAAGAACCGCTGCTCAGCTGAAGGATGATGAGGCTCTGATTATTTTCATGGCAAAACGAGGAATGCAGTCCTATATTCCACGAATGAGGCTTATTCCGGAGCTATTGAACAGAAACCTGAATGATAATAATTATCTTCTGATCTTCCCATTCTCGGAATATGACAAAAACAGTCCCGAAATACGCTCTGTAGGAAATCACGGAGATTTTGTGGAGATTGGAAACGTGATTCAGAAAATTTTTAAATAA
- the gloA2 gene encoding SMU1112c/YaeR family gloxylase I-like metalloprotein yields MKIHHIAIICSDYEVSKKFYTDVLGLHIIREVYREERQSYKLDLAIGDHYVIELFSFPDPPNRPSRPEACGLRHLAFSVDNVNEKRNELIEKGLVCEEIRIDEFTGKEFFFTQDPDQLPLEFYEM; encoded by the coding sequence ATGAAGATCCATCATATTGCAATCATCTGTTCAGATTATGAAGTGTCAAAGAAGTTCTATACTGACGTCTTAGGCTTACATATTATTCGTGAGGTTTATCGCGAGGAAAGACAATCTTACAAGCTTGATCTTGCTATTGGAGATCATTATGTAATTGAGCTTTTTTCCTTTCCAGATCCTCCCAATCGTCCTTCCAGACCAGAAGCATGTGGTTTAAGGCATCTTGCCTTTTCAGTGGACAATGTAAACGAAAAACGAAACGAACTTATAGAAAAGGGACTGGTTTGTGAAGAAATCCGAATAGATGAATTCACCGGAAAAGAATTTTTCTTTACCCAGGATCCTGATCAGTTGCCGTTGGAGTTTTATGAAATGTAA
- a CDS encoding SH3 domain-containing protein — translation MKTTKIFLLAAALITQLSFAQFAKIVDKDGYVNVRENGDAKSKITGKINSDEIVYVFEADQPNTDWLNVDYNEKTGGYIHRSRLKFIESYEKVTPVVRDENKAVFKSGNIKVDILSEKFNYKENKKFFSSSEYSGQKIEDQYKGQQIWGTDGTIPQTHYQSIIVQIGDRKIKIPGKEIENLFNVSNEYTNCYFDRKNDTLYITMLNSDGAGGYVALFKIVKGEYKGRVVKMPF, via the coding sequence TTGAAAACAACGAAGATATTTCTTTTAGCAGCTGCTCTCATCACACAATTATCCTTTGCCCAATTTGCAAAGATTGTGGACAAGGACGGCTATGTGAATGTAAGGGAAAACGGAGATGCAAAAAGTAAGATTACGGGAAAAATCAATTCGGATGAGATTGTCTATGTCTTTGAAGCTGATCAGCCTAACACTGACTGGCTCAACGTAGACTATAATGAAAAAACGGGCGGATATATTCACCGTTCAAGGCTGAAGTTTATAGAATCTTATGAAAAGGTAACGCCAGTGGTACGCGATGAAAACAAGGCTGTTTTTAAATCCGGAAATATTAAGGTAGATATCCTCTCTGAAAAGTTCAATTATAAGGAAAATAAAAAGTTCTTTTCCTCTTCAGAGTACAGTGGTCAAAAAATTGAAGATCAATATAAGGGTCAACAGATATGGGGAACAGATGGAACAATTCCTCAAACCCACTACCAATCAATCATAGTACAAATTGGAGATAGGAAGATTAAAATTCCCGGCAAAGAAATTGAAAACCTTTTTAATGTCAGTAATGAATATACCAACTGCTACTTTGATCGTAAAAATGACACTTTGTATATCACCATGCTCAACTCTGACGGTGCCGGTGGCTATGTAGCTCTTTTTAAGATTGTGAAAGGAGAATACAAAGGAAGAGTCGTAAAGATGCCTTTTTAA
- a CDS encoding 5-(carboxyamino)imidazole ribonucleotide synthase → MKIGILGGGQLGRMLIQSALKYDDEFYTLDPASDAPCHNISYFTQGNFNDYETVLNFGKDKDVVTIEIEHVNADALAELEKQGIRVVPNANIIKTIQQKILQKEFYKTHDIPSPEFQVVWNSDEKIIMPLPFVQKMNTGGYDGKGVQVIKTEEDYQYLWKEASVIESLVDIDKELSVIVARNERGETNTFPVTEMVADPKLNLLDFNVCPVLLTEDVQQQIDSITEKFLGTINSPGLFAIELFLDKEGKVWVNETAPRLHNSGHQTQEGNTNSQFEQMYRVVKNLPLADTDAITYSGMLNLVGAEGYEGKVVYEGMDEVLKLPETYIHLYGKTETKPGRKMGHINVLADSREELMEKLIMVKGMMRVIAK, encoded by the coding sequence ATGAAAATAGGAATTCTGGGTGGCGGACAGCTGGGAAGAATGTTGATACAAAGTGCACTGAAATATGATGATGAGTTTTATACACTAGATCCGGCTTCTGATGCACCATGTCATAACATTTCTTACTTTACGCAGGGAAATTTCAATGATTATGAAACAGTTTTGAACTTTGGAAAAGATAAAGATGTTGTTACCATTGAGATAGAACACGTAAATGCAGATGCATTGGCCGAACTTGAAAAACAGGGAATCCGAGTGGTTCCTAATGCCAATATCATCAAAACCATTCAGCAGAAGATTCTTCAGAAAGAATTTTATAAGACTCATGATATCCCAAGTCCGGAATTTCAGGTAGTTTGGAACAGTGATGAAAAAATTATCATGCCATTACCTTTCGTTCAGAAAATGAATACGGGAGGCTATGACGGAAAAGGGGTACAGGTGATCAAAACAGAAGAGGATTATCAGTACCTATGGAAAGAGGCTTCTGTAATTGAAAGCCTTGTAGATATTGACAAAGAGCTTTCCGTGATTGTTGCCAGAAATGAAAGAGGAGAAACCAATACTTTTCCGGTAACAGAAATGGTTGCTGATCCTAAACTTAATCTGTTAGATTTCAATGTTTGTCCGGTTCTTCTTACGGAGGATGTGCAGCAGCAGATTGATTCTATTACAGAGAAGTTTTTAGGTACCATAAATTCTCCGGGACTTTTTGCCATCGAATTATTCCTTGATAAAGAAGGAAAAGTCTGGGTAAATGAAACCGCTCCAAGGCTTCACAATTCTGGGCACCAGACTCAGGAAGGAAATACAAACTCACAGTTTGAGCAGATGTACCGTGTAGTGAAAAATCTTCCTTTAGCAGATACGGATGCCATTACCTATAGTGGAATGCTGAATCTGGTAGGTGCAGAAGGATATGAGGGAAAAGTAGTGTATGAAGGAATGGATGAGGTTCTTAAATTACCTGAAACTTATATTCATTTATACGGAAAAACAGAAACCAAGCCGGGAAGAAAAATGGGACACATCAATGTGTTGGCAGATTCCAGAGAAGAGCTTATGGAAAAGCTTATCATGGTGAAGGGAATGATGAGGGTGATTGCGAAATAA